The Polyangium aurulentum genomic interval CGCAGATCCGGGCCGCGCTGCGCGTGTCACCGGATCGCCCGGGCGAGATCGATGCCGACGTCGCAGAGGCGCGCGTGGAGCACGCCGAGGCGCTGGCGGAGGCGCGCGAGGAGGAGATCGCGATCGAGGCCGATGTCCGCTGGCTCTTCGACGACGTCGCGCTGCTCGATGCCGAGATCGCGGCCGCGGAGGCGGTCGCGGCGGCGCGCCGATCGCTCGCGGCGCAGATGAAGAAGAGGCTCGATGCGGCCGAGGCGACGTCGCTCGACGAGACGATGGCGGAGCTGTCCGCGGTCGAGGCAGAGGCAAACAGCGCTTCGCTGCGCGCGCGGCGGAGCGAGGTGCTCGGCGATCTTCTGGATCGGCTCGGGTTTGCCCCCGATTCGTCCGTCGAGGTCATCGGCGAGCCGCCGCTCGCGTGGCCTCCCGCCGCGATCGCTTCGGAGGGGGCCCTCGTGGAGGCGTCGTTGCGGCGCCGGCCCGAGGTGGAGATCGCAGCGGCGCGCATCAACGCAGCCGACGCCCGCGCGTTCGCCGAGCGCGGCAAGCGCTGGCCCTGGTTCTCGTTCTTCGAGCTCGGTTACGAGCTCACGCCAGATACGATGACCGGCGTCACGACCGGCCTTGGATGGACGTTCCAGGCGGGCGTCGAGCTGCCGATCTTCGACACCAACCGCGCAGGCGTCGCGGCTTCGGACGCAGCGAAGACTTCTGCAGAGCGTGCCCTCGCCGCCGAGGTGGAGCGGGTTGCGCGCGAGGTGCGCATGCGCCTGCGGGAAGTCCAGTCCGCCGCCGCGCTGGTGACCGAGTACCGGAGCCGCGCGCTCCCCGCCGCCGCGCGTGCGGGAAACGCTGCGAGCCG includes:
- a CDS encoding TolC family protein, whose amino-acid sequence is MGPVKMLLLAVLLPTLAGCSMPLQRTGSERAIALYHERVGPRGALSLRGEDSARPGRRRAAGNRGRAPRTLTVDQAIALAQENSAQLAALEAGAVTAEAATLAADKHNNPELRISQLRLDQILTGEPQIRAALRVSPDRPGEIDADVAEARVEHAEALAEAREEEIAIEADVRWLFDDVALLDAEIAAAEAVAAARRSLAAQMKKRLDAAEATSLDETMAELSAVEAEANSASLRARRSEVLGDLLDRLGFAPDSSVEVIGEPPLAWPPAAIASEGALVEASLRRRPEVEIAAARINAADARAFAERGKRWPWFSFFELGYELTPDTMTGVTTGLGWTFQAGVELPIFDTNRAGVAASDAAKTSAERALAAEVERVAREVRMRLREVQSAAALVTEYRSRALPAAARAGNAASRALEGRNVDVLEALSVDERRVLVEVRLLELLRRYRTAVDELRRAVGGRLP